One region of Centropristis striata isolate RG_2023a ecotype Rhode Island chromosome 3, C.striata_1.0, whole genome shotgun sequence genomic DNA includes:
- the pth4 gene encoding parathyroid hormone 4 — protein MQQVKMLHSVRCLSVLLLVVFTSVRSQQNESRRAVTEHQLMHDRGRNIQSLKRLIWLSSAMEGLHTAQSRSAASGPPKTLNLNLGPALGPALGPALGPALGPALGPALGPALGPAGSPQPSRVQNLLRDFLNPYLSQQSDREA, from the exons ATGCAGCAGGTGAAGATGCTCCACAGTGTCCGCTGTCTCTCCGTCCTGCTGCTCGTCGTCTTCACGAGTGTTCGCAGCCAACAGAACGAGAG CCGTCGAGCGGTGACTGAACACCAGCTGATGCACGACCGCGGCAGAAACATCCAGAGTCTGAAGAGGCTCATCTGGCTGTCCAGCGCCATGGAGGGTCTCCACACGGCCCAGAGCCGGTCCGCCGCCTCCGGACCCCCCAAGACCCTCAACCTCAACCTGGGTCCTGCTCTGGGTCCAGCTCTGGGTCCAGCTCTGGGTCCAGCTCTGGGTCCTGCTCTGGGTCCAGCTCTGGGTCCAGCTCTGGGTCCAGCAGGGTCCCCCCAGCCCAGCCGGGTCCAGAACCTCCTCAGAGACTTCTTGAACCCGTACCTGAGTCAGCAGTCGGACAGAGAGGCGTAA